TCGTCTGGCACGGTTCCATCCGCAGTCCCGAAATCGCCGAGCAGGCGGCCTACTACGGCGACGGGTTCTTCCACAACCACATCTTCTGGCCGAAAGAGCACACCCAGCGCATGGTCGAGCTCTATCGCAGCCGGTTCGAGCACTACGGCCACGGCTCGGCCGACCAGGCGATCGTCGGGCTGGGCGGGCAAGTGTTCATGCGCCGCAATTCCCAGGACGCGTGGAACGAGTTCCGCCCGTACTTCAACGACGCCCCGGTCTACGGCGGCGGCCCGACGCTGGAGCAATTCACCGAGCAGACCCCGCTGACGGTCGGCTCGCCGCAGCAGGTCATCGACCGCACCCTGACCTTCCGCGACTACGTCGGCGACTACCAGCGCCAGCTGTTCCTGCTCGACCACGCCGGCCTGCCGCTCAAGACCGTGCTGGAACAGCTCGACATGCTCGGCGAGGAAGTCGTACCCGTGCTGCGCAAGGAACTCGACGCGCGCAAACCCGCCCACGTTCCCGACGCCCCCACGCACGAGTCCCTGGTCCGGGCACAGCAGGAGAGCACAGAAGGGAGCGCGGCATGACCCGTATCCTCGCGATCTCCGCGGGCCTGTCGCAGCCGTCGTCCACCCGGTTGCTGGCCGACCGGCTGGCCACGGCCACCCGCAGCGAGCTGGACGACGAGCCCACGGTCGAGGTGGTCGAACTCCGCGACTACGCCCACGACATCACCGACAACCTGCTCACCGGCTTCGCCAACCAGCACCTGCGGGGCGTGCTCGACCAGCTCGAGGCCGCCGACGGGCTCATTCTGGTGAGCCCGACGTTCACCGCCTCCTACAGCGGCCTGTTCAAGTCCTTCATGGACATCGTCGACCCGGATTCGGTGCAGGACAAGCCGGTGCTGCTCGGCGCGACCGGCGGTACCGAGCGGCATTCGCTGGTGCTCGAGCACGCACTGCGTCCACTGCTGGCCTACCTACGCGCTCGGACCGTCCCCACCGCCGTCTACGCCGCCAGCGCCGACTGGGGCAACGACACCGACCTCCGCCAGCGCATCACCCGCGCCGCGAGCGAACTCGCCGCAACCGTGCGAGACCACCCGAAACGCGAGAAGACGGACCCGTTCACCGAGCCGGTACCGTTCGAGCAGCTCCTCCACGGGACCACGGCGCGCTAAGGGAAGCCATCTCCGACGAATCCACCGCTGTCGCGGTGCGGCCGTGGCCGTGGTCGCGTTCCGCGGGCACGGACTCTCATGCGCTTTCGCGGTGCCTCGCCGAGGGCGGTGCTGAACCGTCCCATCGCCGGGTCACCGGTTCGGGCGCCTCGTCGCCACCGACGTCGACGGCGTGCTCGGGGCGTTTCGCACGCGGGGTATCGGGACCGCTTTCCTCGCTGCGCAGCACGGCCAGACCGGCCACCAGCAGGACACCGAACAGTATCGGCAGATGTGAGGCCACGCGGGCCGTACTCACGTTGCCCAGCACCAGGTCGAAGCCGGACAGTCCGAACAGCACGCACGCGAAGCTGAACAGGAGCGGCAGGTGTGCGGCGGCGTGCTGTGCGCGCAGCGCGACCCATCCCAGTGCCACCGCGATCGCTGCGTTCCACGCCCCCGTCTCGTGGCTGATGTGCGGCATCGTTCCGCCGGGGGCGGGGTTCGCGTGCACGCTCACTCCCGTCCCCGTGACCTGCAGCAAGGCCACCAGCAGCTGCACCGCTGCCACCAACGCCAGCATTCCGCGCAACATCAGGCGCAGCCGCCGTCCCGCCCGCCCACGCAGGCGGTCGAGCAGCCGCGGCTGCCAGGCGGGCAGGACCGAGGCGGTCACGTCCGGCCCCGGCTCCACGGGCAGCAGTCGTGCCGACCGGGTGATGGCGGCCATCGCCTCGTAGTGCTGTCTGCAGTCGGCGCAGCCGCCGAGGTGTGCTTCGGCTGCGAGCCGCTCCTCCTCACTCGCCTCTCCGTCGAGCTCGGCGGAGAGGGTCTCGGTCGTTTCCACGCAGTCCACACGGTTCCGGTCGTACACAGCAGCCTGCGAGTTCCTTTCCCGTCCTGAAAGTCCTGCGAGACATGGGTGTCCTGCTGGCGGATGTCGACTGCGAGGGCATCGGACGTGTCGGGGCCTTCGGAAGTATCAGGCGTACTCGGGGTGTTCTCGGCGCCCGGCTGGATGTGCGTACAGCGTGGGGCCGGTGGGGGATGTCGCTCAGGTGGGGGCTACCGGGGTGCTTTCCGCTCGGTTGCGCTGTGCTCGGGTGGTCCCCCCGGTGGGGGGTGGTTCGGTGCCGAAGTTGCGCAGGCGCAGGCTGTTGGTCACCACGAACAACGACGACAGGGCCATGGCCGCGGCAGCGATCAGGGGATTGAGCAGACCGAAAACAGCCAGCGGCAGGGCGGCGAGGTTGTAGCCGAAGGCCCAGGCGAGGTTGCTGCGGATGGTGCGCAGCGTGCTGCGGGCCAGTGTGATCGCATGGGGCACGACGTCGAGCCGGTCGCGGACGAGAAGGACATCGGCGGCGTCCAGGGCGACGTCGGTGCCGGAGATCACGGCGAGGCCGAGGTCGGCGCGGGCGAGTGCGGGGGCGTCGTTGATGCCGTCGCCGACCATGGCCACGGTGCGGCCCTGGGCTTGCAGGGCCGTGATGGTGGCGGATTTGTCGGCGGGCAGGACTTCGGCCAGGGTCTCGTCGATGCCGACCGTGTTGGCGACGGCTCGTGCGGTGGCCGCGTTGTCGCCGGAGAGCAGGACGGTGCGTAGCCCGAGGCGGTGCAGCGCTGCGATCATGGGGGTCGCCGAGGGCTTGACCGTGTCGGTCAGGGCGAACACGCCCCGGGCTTGTCCGTCCACCGCCACGGCCACGGTGGTGCGCCCTTGGCGTTCCCAGTCGGCGCGCTGGGCGTCGAGTTCGGTGGGCAGAGCGCTGCCGCGTTCGCGCAGCAGCCGAGCCGATCCCACCAGCACCGCATGACCGTCCACGGTCCCGGCGGCGCCCAGTCCGGACAGGCTGGTGAAGTCCTGGACCGGTGCCGGTGGCCCGAGTTCTTGCCGGGCCAGCGCGCTGATCGCGTGGGCCACGACGTGTTCACAGGCGTCCTCGACGGCGCCGGCCTGGTGCAGCAGCGTGGCGGCGTCGGTGTCCGCAGTGGTGTGCAGGTCGACCACGGCCATGCGGCCGGTGGTCAGCGTGCCGGTCTTGTCCAGCACCACGGTGTCGATCGCCCGAGCCGACTCCAGCGCCTGATGGCCCTTGATGAAGATCCCCAGCTGGGCCCCGCGTCCGGTGGCTGCCAGCAGCGCGGTCGGGGTGGCCAGGCCCAATGCGCACGGGCAGGCGATGATCAGCACGGTCAGGGCCGCACTGAAGGCCTGCTCGAGGGGTGCCTCGAGCAGCCACCAGCTCAGGAAGGTCAGCGTGGCCAGCAGGCACACGGCGGGCACGAACCATCCGGAGATCCGGTCGGCAAGCCGCTGCACTCGGGCCTTGTCGGTCTGGGCCTGTTCGACCAGCCGCCGCAACTGGGCCAGTTGGGTGTCCGCGCCCACGCGGGTGGCGCGCACCACGATCCGTCCGCTGGTGGCGATGGTGCCGCCCACGACCGAATCTCCCGTCGAGGCTTCGACGGGGACCGGTTCGCCGGTCATCGTGCTGGTGTCCACGGTGCAGTGCCCGTGCAGCACGTCGCCGTCGGTGGCGATGGTCTCCCCGGGGCGGACCACGAAGTGGTCGTCGAGGCGCAGATCGCCGACCGGAACGCGGTGTTCGTGGCCGTGCTCGTCCAGCACGGTCACGTCCTTGGCTCCGAGGGAGGCCAGCGCTCGCAGGGCTCCGCCTGCGCGGTGCTTGGCCTTGGCCTCGAGCATGCGTCCGGCGAGCATGAATATGGTCACCGCGACGGCCACGTCGAGATAGACCGACCCGGCCGGCTGCAGGAGCAGACCGAGGAGGTCGTTGCCGGCGGTGGACGTGTGGCGGTAGGCGAAGATCGTATACACCGACCAGCAGCCGGCCGCGGTGATGCCGAGGGAGACCAGGGTGTCCATGGAGGTGGCACCGTGGCGGGCGTGCAGCAGGGCTTGGCGGTGAAACGGCCAGGCGGACCAGGTCACCACCGGCAGGGTCAGCGCCAGCAGCATCCACGGCCACCCCGGAAACCGCAACGAGGGCACCAGGGCCAGTGTGATCGACAGATTGGTCAGCGGCACGCCGCAGAGCAACGCCACCATGAGGCGGCGCCACAGGTACCGGACCCGCTCCTGCGGCTCGGCCTCGCCCGACGTGTCGGGCTCGATGACCGTGGCCTGGTACCCGGCTGTTTCGACCTGCTCGAGCAGCTGCTCATCGGCCACGTCGTCCGAGGTCTCGATGGTGGCCTTCTCGGTGGCGTAGTTGACGCTGGCCGACACACCGTCGAGCTTGTTGAGTTTGCGCTGCACCCGCGTCGCACAGGAGGCACACGTCATTCCCGCAACAGCCAGCTCCACCGAGCGCGTCTCGGGCTGGGGCTGCCTGGGTGGAGACATCGAGGTCATCCGCATCTCACTTCCTTTGAGCTCCCGGTGGAGGATGGTGGTACCCCGCGGGGCGTCGTCACGGATGGTTCTCCTGCTCGGAGCGGTGTGGGGGAGACCGTCTCGAATCGTGGTGCAAGCGGGCGAGCATGGCGTTGTAGTCGGCCAGTGCCTGCTCGTCGGCGTCGACGTCGTCGGCGTTGTCCAGCGCAGGCGCGGTCCCCGTGGTGGTGTGGGTCAAGGCGCTGCGGCGAGCCGACTCCAGCCACGAGCCGAATCCGGTCTCCGGGCCGCTGGTACGCAGCCAGATCCGGACGGTGATCAACGCCAGGACGGCCATGGTGGCATCCCCGAAAAACCACATGATCGCCCCGGCGAGGTGTTGGTCGGCCAGCAGTGTCGGGCCCCACTCGGGTCGCGCCAGACGGTAGGCCGGAGCGAAGGGCTGCGGGGCCATCATGAGCACGACCCCGACCAACGTGTCCGGCAGCATTCCCGCCATGAGCACCACCACCCGCAGCGGGTGCGGGAAGCGTTGCCACCGGGTCGGTTCCCCTCCGAGGAGGGGCAGGAAGAGCAGGTAACCACTGATCAGATACAGCGCGATTTCAAGATGCTGCAGCCAGGGGTGTTCCAGTCGTGCTTGGGCGAAGACCGTCAGGTGGGTGATCACCAGCACGGCGGCGTAGAACACGAAGGAGCTTGCGGGGTGGGTGAGCATGCCCACGGCGCGGGAGCGCAGGAACCGTTCTCGTCGCCCCGAGGGATCCCCGCCCGCGGTGACCCACAGCGACAGGGGGCGCCCCGCGATCAGCAGGATGGGCACGGCCATGATCAACATCAGGTGCTGGACCATGTGCACCCAGACCAGAGCCTCGCTGTAGACACCGATCCCGCTGTTGACCGCGAGAACGAACACGGTCAGCCCGGACAGGAAAGCCATCGTTCGCCACACGGGCCACCTGCCGTGGCGGCGGTATCTGGCAACGCCCATCAGGTAGGCCGCGGCCAGCACGGCCACGAGCCCGTCCCACGGGGAGAGTTGCCAGGATGTGAGCCCGGTGGCCCACGTCAGTGGCGGCAAATGCTGCATCACGATCCTCGAACCTCACGGGTCTGTCGGGTCCGGCCGCGTCCGCTTCGAGTCCTGCTCGGCTACGGCTGTGGTGGCTACATTATGGCCAGCATGTAAGCCATGCCGGCTGCCATCACCGCCAGCGTGACGCGTACCGCAACGGTGGAATGCGCGGTCAGTCCCACCACGGGGCCCGGCGCGGCCTCCGGCGCGGGATCGTCCGCCAACGGCGTCACCGCGTGTTCGTGCCGGTGCGTTCGCTCCACCGCGGTCGGTGAATCTCCGGGCGCGACAGTGGCCGGGAGCCCGCGGGCAAACACCGGCAATCGATCCCACAGCCCGAAGGCCCAGCCCAGAACCTGACCGCCCAGGTAGGCGACGAGCACCCAGGTCAACCACACCGGCCGGGCCGCCGGTGCCAGCAGCATATACGCCATCGCGAACATGTCCACTGCGGACAGTAGCCACAGGGGGTTGAGCATCCCTTCGCGGCGCCGGAACACGGCGGTGGCGGCGGCCTCGGCGACCATGATGAGCACGAACAGCACCAGCCCTGCCCGGTACAGCGCGGGATGCTGCATGCGGGGCAGCAGATACATCAGCGCCATGCCCGCGGCCATTGCCGTGTGCCCGACATGCCACCAGCGGCGCTGTCCCGGCATCGCCACAGCGTGGCCGACATGCGTCACGATCACGCCACACAACGCCACCACCCACACGATTCGCAACCACATCGGTAACAGCGGCATACTCATCGCTGCCATCTCACCGTGCACGTTCCGCTCCCTCGCTCCGGTTACCGCTTCGCAAAATGAACCCCGTTCGTCATACCTGTCGTGGGGTGCGGCCGTTCGGTTCCCGTCGCGCCCACATGAGCTTGGTCACTCCTCGGCCGTCAACGCGTGGTCCGGCGAAACATGGTGGTCACCGGAAAGGAGGGCCGACCAGGGCTGGTGCGGCGAGGTCCGAGCAGCAAGCGAATCGGCAGGTCCGGCCCCGATTCGTGCGGTTCGGCACGCAGGACATCGCCCCGGTCGGAGTCGGCTGTCGTTGTGGGAAAGACACAATGCCAGAGCGACCGAGGTCCTCCGGTGCCGTCCCACAACGTCGGCACTGCGGACACCCGCGGTGCTCGACCGCGAGGGGAACCACGTGGACGTCGATCCCGCCATGTGTTGCATGCTTGGTTACGATCGGGAATCTCTACGGGAGTTGCTCCCCGCGGACTTGATCCGTCCGGACGACGAGCCGATCGGGCGGGACAACATCACGGAGTTGTCGGCGGGGCACCGGGAAGGTTTCCCGACCGAGATACGACTCCGGCATTCCGACGGCAGTGTCAGTACGATGCTGTGCTCGCCGATCTGCGGCAGGACTGGGAAGGATCAGGGTCCCCGGAAGTACGGTTCTGGCCAACCGCCGCCCGCGACACGGTGGCTCGCGCCGGCGGAGACGAATTTGTCTGCAGAGGGACATCGAGAGCTGTGGCGTTCTCGGCTGACGAAGTGGGAGCTCGGGGTCGCTCGGCTGGTGGCCGGGGGACGAGCAGTGGAGAGGCTCTTGAAACGACGACCTTACGACGGGCCTGGCTGCTACGGAGGTGTGGTGGTGGAACTTCGCGGGATGAGGGTGGGGGTGGCGACCAGGGTGCGGGGCGGGTGGGTGGTGTCGTGGTCGAGGAGCAGTTCGAGAGCGCCTGTGGCGATGTGGTCGAAGGGTACGCGGACGGTGGTCAAGGGTACGGGTAGCCGGCTGACGACGGGGATGTCGTTATAGCCCGCCAGCGAGAGGTCTTCGGGGATGCGGAGGCCGAGCGCGTGGGCGGCGGCCATGACGCCGATTGCGGTGTTGTCGTTGACCGCGAAGATGGCCGTGGGCCGGTCGGACTTGCTCAACAGGGAGCGGCCTGCGGCTTCGCCGGCGTCCATGGAGAAGGAGTTGCCTGCCACGAGTGCTTCGTCGAGGCTGATTCCGGCTTCGACGAGGGCTTGTTGGTAGCCGTCGCGGCGGCCTTGGGAGCTGGAGGCGTAGGTGGGGCCGCTGACCAGGCCGATCCGCCGGTGGCCCAGGTCGAGCAGGTGGCGGGTGGCCAGATGCCCGCCGAGGCGATCGTCACCGATGGAGGAGGCGCTGATCCCGTCGGTGCGTAGGGCAAGGGCGTAGGG
This Haloactinomyces albus DNA region includes the following protein-coding sequences:
- a CDS encoding LLM class flavin-dependent oxidoreductase, with the translated sequence MQFGVFTVGDVTPDPTTGRTPTEGERIQAIMRIALKTEEVGLDVFATGEHHNPPFVPSSPTTMLGYVAARTQRLILSTATTLITTNDPVKIAEDFAMLQHLADGRVDLMMGRGNQGPVYPWFGQDIRQGIPLAIENYHLLHRLWREDVVDWQGNFRTPLQGFTSTPRPLDDVPPFVWHGSIRSPEIAEQAAYYGDGFFHNHIFWPKEHTQRMVELYRSRFEHYGHGSADQAIVGLGGQVFMRRNSQDAWNEFRPYFNDAPVYGGGPTLEQFTEQTPLTVGSPQQVIDRTLTFRDYVGDYQRQLFLLDHAGLPLKTVLEQLDMLGEEVVPVLRKELDARKPAHVPDAPTHESLVRAQQESTEGSAA
- a CDS encoding FMN reductase, which encodes MTRILAISAGLSQPSSTRLLADRLATATRSELDDEPTVEVVELRDYAHDITDNLLTGFANQHLRGVLDQLEAADGLILVSPTFTASYSGLFKSFMDIVDPDSVQDKPVLLGATGGTERHSLVLEHALRPLLAYLRARTVPTAVYAASADWGNDTDLRQRITRAASELAATVRDHPKREKTDPFTEPVPFEQLLHGTTAR
- a CDS encoding zf-HC2 domain-containing protein; amino-acid sequence: MYDRNRVDCVETTETLSAELDGEASEEERLAAEAHLGGCADCRQHYEAMAAITRSARLLPVEPGPDVTASVLPAWQPRLLDRLRGRAGRRLRLMLRGMLALVAAVQLLVALLQVTGTGVSVHANPAPGGTMPHISHETGAWNAAIAVALGWVALRAQHAAAHLPLLFSFACVLFGLSGFDLVLGNVSTARVASHLPILFGVLLVAGLAVLRSEESGPDTPRAKRPEHAVDVGGDEAPEPVTRRWDGSAPPSARHRESA
- a CDS encoding heavy metal translocating P-type ATPase, producing MTSMSPPRQPQPETRSVELAVAGMTCASCATRVQRKLNKLDGVSASVNYATEKATIETSDDVADEQLLEQVETAGYQATVIEPDTSGEAEPQERVRYLWRRLMVALLCGVPLTNLSITLALVPSLRFPGWPWMLLALTLPVVTWSAWPFHRQALLHARHGATSMDTLVSLGITAAGCWSVYTIFAYRHTSTAGNDLLGLLLQPAGSVYLDVAVAVTIFMLAGRMLEAKAKHRAGGALRALASLGAKDVTVLDEHGHEHRVPVGDLRLDDHFVVRPGETIATDGDVLHGHCTVDTSTMTGEPVPVEASTGDSVVGGTIATSGRIVVRATRVGADTQLAQLRRLVEQAQTDKARVQRLADRISGWFVPAVCLLATLTFLSWWLLEAPLEQAFSAALTVLIIACPCALGLATPTALLAATGRGAQLGIFIKGHQALESARAIDTVVLDKTGTLTTGRMAVVDLHTTADTDAATLLHQAGAVEDACEHVVAHAISALARQELGPPAPVQDFTSLSGLGAAGTVDGHAVLVGSARLLRERGSALPTELDAQRADWERQGRTTVAVAVDGQARGVFALTDTVKPSATPMIAALHRLGLRTVLLSGDNAATARAVANTVGIDETLAEVLPADKSATITALQAQGRTVAMVGDGINDAPALARADLGLAVISGTDVALDAADVLLVRDRLDVVPHAITLARSTLRTIRSNLAWAFGYNLAALPLAVFGLLNPLIAAAAMALSSLFVVTNSLRLRNFGTEPPPTGGTTRAQRNRAESTPVAPT
- a CDS encoding cytochrome c oxidase assembly protein; this encodes MQHLPPLTWATGLTSWQLSPWDGLVAVLAAAYLMGVARYRRHGRWPVWRTMAFLSGLTVFVLAVNSGIGVYSEALVWVHMVQHLMLIMAVPILLIAGRPLSLWVTAGGDPSGRRERFLRSRAVGMLTHPASSFVFYAAVLVITHLTVFAQARLEHPWLQHLEIALYLISGYLLFLPLLGGEPTRWQRFPHPLRVVVLMAGMLPDTLVGVVLMMAPQPFAPAYRLARPEWGPTLLADQHLAGAIMWFFGDATMAVLALITVRIWLRTSGPETGFGSWLESARRSALTHTTTGTAPALDNADDVDADEQALADYNAMLARLHHDSRRSPPHRSEQENHP
- a CDS encoding DUF5134 domain-containing protein produces the protein MSMPLLPMWLRIVWVVALCGVIVTHVGHAVAMPGQRRWWHVGHTAMAAGMALMYLLPRMQHPALYRAGLVLFVLIMVAEAAATAVFRRREGMLNPLWLLSAVDMFAMAYMLLAPAARPVWLTWVLVAYLGGQVLGWAFGLWDRLPVFARGLPATVAPGDSPTAVERTHRHEHAVTPLADDPAPEAAPGPVVGLTAHSTVAVRVTLAVMAAGMAYMLAIM
- a CDS encoding LacI family DNA-binding transcriptional regulator; its protein translation is MVTILDVARAAGVSKSTVSRVLDERLPRSNSATAERVRRVAAELGYVRNPHASELRRTGTSTVGVVVPRLTDTVMAMLYEEIAAATTDRGLSALVATTEDQPEAERIAVDNLLQRWVDGLILTTARTPGPTPQGPARYPVPYALALRTDGISASSIGDDRLGGHLATRHLLDLGHRRIGLVSGPTYASSSQGRRDGYQQALVEAGISLDEALVAGNSFSMDAGEAAGRSLLSKSDRPTAIFAVNDNTAIGVMAAAHALGLRIPEDLSLAGYNDIPVVSRLPVPLTTVRVPFDHIATGALELLLDHDTTHPPRTLVATPTLIPRSSTTTPP